The Pseudanabaena galeata CCNP1313 genome includes a region encoding these proteins:
- a CDS encoding YraN family protein → MAKKVGDRGEILVAQLLQSHGWEILETQWRCRWGELDLIACDRQWLLFIEVKTRSDRNWDGDGSLAITPKKQAKLIRAASIFLGEHPQLATLCCRFDVALVRRTASEDFCLQSYIEQAFVA, encoded by the coding sequence ATGGCAAAAAAAGTAGGCGATCGCGGGGAGATACTAGTAGCCCAACTCTTACAATCGCATGGATGGGAAATTTTAGAAACTCAGTGGCGATGTCGTTGGGGAGAGTTGGATTTAATAGCTTGCGATCGCCAATGGTTGCTATTTATTGAAGTCAAAACCCGCAGCGATCGGAATTGGGATGGTGATGGCAGTCTGGCGATTACCCCAAAAAAGCAAGCCAAACTCATTAGAGCTGCATCTATATTTTTAGGTGAACATCCCCAGTTAGCAACCCTTTGCTGTCGGTTTGATGTGGCTTTAGTCCGCCGTACAGCCTCAGAGGATTTTTGCTTACAGTCTTATATTGAACAAGCCTTTGTCGCATAG
- a CDS encoding pentapeptide repeat-containing protein yields MKITVFTLRNFTFKSFFKAINTLLLCLTLILASTQPALADVYVKAFLEGADFSGRSLQGYQFNESDLRNTSFVNADAQGVSFFAANMKESNLTGANLSYSTLDNARLDKANLTNAVIQGSFAYGTSFNNVIIDGADFTDVDLRPPIRKKLCLSAKGQNPVTGRMTRETLECD; encoded by the coding sequence ATGAAAATCACAGTTTTTACATTACGCAATTTTACTTTTAAATCCTTCTTTAAAGCCATAAATACACTGCTGCTGTGCTTGACTCTAATATTAGCTAGCACTCAGCCTGCTTTAGCAGACGTATATGTGAAAGCTTTTCTCGAAGGAGCCGACTTTTCGGGGCGATCGCTGCAAGGCTATCAGTTTAACGAGTCCGATCTGCGGAACACATCGTTTGTTAATGCTGACGCGCAAGGAGTCAGTTTTTTTGCCGCCAATATGAAAGAGTCAAATCTGACAGGAGCAAATCTCAGCTATAGCACGCTTGATAATGCACGTCTTGACAAGGCAAACTTAACTAATGCCGTAATTCAAGGTTCATTTGCTTACGGTACTTCTTTTAATAATGTAATCATTGATGGTGCAGACTTTACGGATGTAGATTTACGTCCACCAATTCGTAAAAAACTCTGCCTATCAGCGAAGGGACAAAACCCTGTAACTGGGAGAATGACTCGCGAAACTCTTGAGTGCGACTAA
- a CDS encoding PP2C family protein-serine/threonine phosphatase, whose translation MQLNETSNDLSSGRLLQRSLLPQSLPAYPGLDIAAEVWTAVDLGGDYYQFLEQSGTLAVAIADSSGKSVAGAIHAALFKGQLDAYGQQGRLQNPSSMLNSLNQLLCKSGTDDAIAFCYGALDLVNYELHLGNAGIPGPLIYRAETNTCEEVVNPAIALGRFDSATYRATSRSLHEGDIAIFFSDGLFEATSPSGEEFGRSNGDDISPLRKTVIELAQFQLQRFYKA comes from the coding sequence ATGCAGCTAAATGAAACTTCCAATGACCTATCAAGTGGCAGATTACTCCAAAGAAGCTTATTGCCACAAAGCTTGCCTGCTTACCCTGGGCTAGATATTGCTGCGGAAGTATGGACAGCCGTAGATCTTGGTGGCGATTATTATCAGTTTTTAGAGCAATCAGGCACATTAGCCGTAGCGATCGCCGACTCCTCAGGCAAATCGGTTGCTGGAGCGATCCATGCCGCTTTATTTAAAGGACAATTGGATGCCTATGGACAGCAGGGCAGGCTCCAAAATCCTTCTTCTATGTTGAATTCTTTAAACCAATTACTTTGCAAAAGCGGCACTGATGATGCGATCGCCTTTTGTTATGGTGCGCTCGATCTAGTTAACTATGAGCTGCATTTGGGTAATGCTGGCATTCCTGGTCCATTAATTTATCGGGCTGAGACTAATACCTGTGAAGAGGTTGTCAATCCTGCGATCGCTCTGGGGCGTTTTGATAGTGCCACCTACAGAGCTACTTCGCGATCGCTGCATGAAGGGGATATCGCCATCTTTTTTAGTGATGGACTATTTGAAGCAACTAGTCCATCGGGCGAAGAATTTGGCAGATCTAACGGCGATGATATTTCTCCGCTACGCAAAACTGTAATTGAACTAGCTCAATTTCAGCTTCAGAGATTTTACAAGGCTTAA